The Lytechinus pictus isolate F3 Inbred chromosome 5, Lp3.0, whole genome shotgun sequence DNA segment AGTTTCGTAGTGATTGGAGATGATACACCCTGGTATCGCTACGCAACGATTTTCTATCGACGCCATCCCTGGAACACAATCCTTCTCAAACCTGTCCAGCGTGTCTTTGTGATCTCCCCAAATTAATTCCTTTGCAACTCCTTGATTTTCCATCGCTTCCATCGATTTTTCCTCTTAATTTTGGATCTTCCCCCATACTCTTCTCCCTCTATCATCTATATTATAATAGATGAAAGAAAACGAACCATTCAAGATGTCATGGTCGAAAACAACCTTTGATTTTCTAACAAAGCGAGAAATGCATGAACTAATCTTTGTATCTTCACTCCAATCGGTTATTTTGGTAAACGGTAGAAAGCAAACTACTTAACGATGTCTTGGTCgaaaaaacttttgatttttcgAACAAAGCGAGGAATGTTAGAAACTAATCTTTGCATCTCCGCTCCAATCAGTTCTTTCATACTTCCATAGTTTTCATTTTGACCCGCATACACGTCTCTCTTTATTGGCTTTCTGACTCACACAAATTGTATTACATAGATGGCACTAGCTTCAGGTCAACTCCATTCACGCACATGGTGATAACATAGAACACtgtacaattacatgtatatgttattattattcatttttattccattttaagTCCAGACATATACACAAAgaagattttgatacaaaggtaaaagtAATCGAAGTACGTATTGTGTAGACAAAATAATTGTTAACTGTTATATCTTCGCTGTAACACAAtccatgtataggcctatggcTGGTATGAATATTGACGATAGAAATAATAGAGTTCAATCTGTCATTTTTGTTGACGGCGTTTTCAAgttctttgattatttttgttgacAAGGTGGTGttgtgcctttagttgtagacTCCATCCTCACTCTCTGTttcttcatcatcgtcgtcatcgtcacctCCATCTTGGAACTGGAATAAACCATCAAATTGTGGACCATGCCTGGCTAAGACTCTTTGTACGGCTTTCTGGAATTCCATGCCATTTTCTAGTCTTTCCTTGAGATCAGAAACGATCTCGTGATTGACGTCAGCTTCTCCTAGGCTAATGTTTTGCTGCAAGAACTTGGAgtaaagatcgaaaaagatgcgtttgacgGCCCACAGTAATTTCACGTGCGCTTTTtctttagcgtcttcttcttccattccctctgaaatatatttctgatatttttcgtctctcaGGTCCTTGGTGGCTGTCATGGCCTGCTCCAACCATACTTGGTAAGCAAGGTTGTCTTCAATTTCATCCATGTTATCTGTCTCTGACATTGACGATTCATCCTCTCCATCGTTTTCTGAATCACTAGATTCTTCAACTCCCTCCGTTTGAGAGGGTGGTTCGGAGTAATCATCCTCACTTGTACCTTCTTCAGCGTCGGAAGATTCAATTTTGCCTTCATCTTCTGTATCAGGGTGAGCTttttgttcatgcctctgcataTCAAACTTCCGACTATAGGTCCTATTGCATTGGGAACATGCGTAACGCCGGTTGGACATATCAAGAGCGTTCATGTTGACTCGATGCTGTTTAGGTCAGAATTGAAGCAAAGTGTTATCAATCGTATCTTTATACATGATGTCAACATCCATAAACGAATCCGTAGATCCGTTAAACGAATCCGTAATTCCGTTCAACGATTCCGTATAAATCCGCTAAACGAATCCGTAGATCCGTAAACGAATCCGTAAATCCACTAAACGAATCCCAAGATCCGTAAAAGGATTCGAACTTCTTTGAATCATATTGATAGAATTGACAAAGTTTAATCCGTTTTAAATCAAGGAACAACCAATGACTTTGATATTGGAGTACATATTTTATTACTACCAATGGTTTAAAGAGTTATACAGACCTCATGTAGGAATTTATGACAATACTGATGATTCGCAATATTTGGGATTTTACTAAGgatttatgacgtcattacttCTCAGATTACGCAATGCATGCTTGATCATTCGTGCATAACACGGTATTGCATGTACAAAATCAATTCGACGTTGCACCATCCAAGAATGCATTGCGTAATCTGAGaagtaatgacgtcataaatcCTTAGTAAAATCCCAAATATTGCGAATCATCAGTATTGTCATAAATTCCTACATGAGGTCTGTATAACTCTTTAAACCATTGGTAGTAATAAAATATGTACTCCAATATCAAAGTCATTGGTTGTTCCTTGATTTAAAACGGATTAAACTTTGTCAATTCTATCAATATGATTCAAAGAAGTTCGAATCCTTTTACGGATCTTGGGATTCGTTTAGTGGATTTACGGATTCGTTTACGGATCTACGGATTCGTTTAGCGGATTTATACGGAATCGTTGAACGGAATTACGGATTCGTTTAACGGATCTACGGATTCCATTACGGATCTACGGATTCGTTTATGGATGTTGACATCATGTATAAAGATACGATTGATAACACTTTGCTTCAATTCTGACCTAAACAGCATCGAGTCAACATGAACGCTCTTGATATGTCCAACCGGCGTTACGCATGTTCCCAATGCAATAGGACCTATAGTCGGAAGTTTGAtatgcagaggcatgaacaaaaAGCTCACCCTGATACAGAAGATGAAGGCAAAATTGAATCTTCCGACGCTGAAGAAGGTACAAGTGAGGATGATTACTCCGAACCACCCTCTCAAACGGAGGGAGTTGAAGAATCTAGTGATTCAGAAAACGATGGAGAGGATGAATCGTCAATGTCAGAGACAGATAACATGGATGAAATTGAAGACAACCTTGCTTACCAAGTATGGTTGGAGCAGGCCATGACAGCCACCAAGGACCtgagagacgaaaaatatcagaaatatatttcagagggaatggaagaagaagacgctaaagaAAAAGCGCACGTGAAATTACTGTGGGCcgtcaaacgcatctttttcgatctttacTCCAAGTTCTTGCAGCAAAACATTAGCCTAGAAGCTGACGTCAATCACGAGATCGTTTCTGATCTCAAGGAAAGACTAGAAAATGGCATGGAATTCCAGAAAGCCGTACAAAGAGTCTTAGCCAGGCATGGTCCACAATTTGATGGTTTATTCCAGTTCCAAGATGGaggtgacgatgacgacgatgatgaagaaACAGAGAGTGAGGATGGAgtctacaactaaaggcacaaCACCACCTTgtcaacaaaaataatcaaagaacTTGAAAACGCCGTCAACAAAAATGACAGATTGAACTCTATTATTTCTATCGTCAATATTCATACCAgccataggcctatacatggaTTGTGTTACAGCGAAGATATAACAGTTAACAATTATTTTGTCTACACAATACGTACTTCGATTacttttacctttgtatcaaaatcttcTTTGTGTATATGTCTGGActtaaaatggaataaaaatgaataataataacatatacatgtaattgtacaGTGTTCTATGTTATCACCATGTGCGTGAATGGAGTTGACCTGAAGCTAGTGCCATCTATGTAATACAATTTGTGTGAGTCAGAAAGCCAATAAAGAGAGACGTGTATGCGGGTCAAAATGAAAACTATGGAAGTATGAAAGAACTGATTGGAGCGGAGATGCAAAGATTAGTTTCTAACATTCCTCGCTTTGTTcgaaaaatcaaaagttttttcGACCAAGACATCGTTAAGTAGTTTGCTTTCTACCGTTTACCAAAATAACCGATTGGAGTGAAGATACAAAGATTAGTTCATGCATTCCTCGCTTTGTTAGAAAATCAAAGGTTGTTTTCGACCATGACATCTTGAATGGTTCGTTTTCTTTCATCTATTATAATATAGATGATAGAGGGAGAAGAGTATGGGGGAAGATCCAAAATTAAGAGGAAAAATCGATGGAAGCGATGGAAAATCAAGGAGTTGCAAAGGAATTAATTTGGGGAGATCACAAAGACACGCTGGACAGGTTTGAGAAGGATTGTGTTCCAGGGATGGCGTCGATAGAAAATCGTTGCGTAGCGATACCAGGGTGTATCATCTCCAATCACTACGAAACTATTTCAGACCAAGAGAAATTCGAACTCTTACACAGGCACGGCATGCCTCACGAGTTGAAAGAAGATTGGTCTAAAGGGTGGAAGAGACGAATTCTTCAACGATTttgtaataataaattattcatCGATGT contains these protein-coding regions:
- the LOC135154163 gene encoding uncharacterized protein LOC135154163, with protein sequence MNALDMSNRRYACSQCNRTYSRKFDMQRHEQKAHPDTEDEGKIESSDAEEGTSEDDYSEPPSQTEGVEESSDSENDGEDESSMSETDNMDEIEDNLAYQVWLEQAMTATKDLRDEKYQKYISEGMEEEDAKEKAHVKLLWAVKRIFFDLYSKFLQQNISLGEADVNHEIVSDLKERLENGMEFQKAVQRVLARHGPQFDGLFQFQDGGDDDDDDEETESEDGVYN